In one window of Pseudomonas sp. IAC-BECa141 DNA:
- a CDS encoding DUF1175 domain-containing protein, translating into MAAAGVESAVTTLIRSLGLLALLLSAGARAVETPALDPAQSQVFRAWFVRIAQEQLSKGPSPRWYQQDCAGLVRFAANEALKVHDDKWLRSNGVSNRYLPPELDLSADQRQLAQQWQQGGGKVGPYVNAIKLIQFNSHLIGRDVSQARPGDLMFFDQGDDQHLMIWMGRYIAYHTGTTTPTDNGMRSASLQQLMTWKDTRWIPDAANPNFIGVYRLNFLSQ; encoded by the coding sequence ATGGCTGCCGCTGGAGTGGAAAGCGCTGTGACGACATTGATCCGCAGCCTCGGCTTGCTCGCGCTGTTACTGAGCGCGGGTGCCCGAGCGGTCGAAACGCCGGCACTCGATCCTGCGCAGTCCCAGGTTTTTCGCGCCTGGTTCGTGCGCATCGCTCAGGAGCAGTTGAGCAAAGGCCCGAGCCCGCGCTGGTATCAGCAGGACTGCGCCGGGCTGGTGCGGTTTGCCGCCAACGAAGCGCTGAAAGTCCATGACGACAAATGGCTGCGCAGCAATGGCGTGTCCAATCGCTACCTGCCGCCGGAGCTGGATCTGAGCGCCGATCAGCGCCAGCTCGCCCAGCAATGGCAGCAGGGCGGCGGCAAGGTCGGGCCCTACGTCAACGCAATCAAACTGATTCAGTTCAACAGCCATCTGATCGGCCGCGACGTGTCCCAGGCACGGCCCGGCGATCTGATGTTTTTCGATCAGGGCGACGACCAGCACCTGATGATCTGGATGGGCCGCTACATCGCCTATCACACCGGCACGACCACCCCAACCGACAACGGCATGCGTTCGGCAAGCCTGCAGCAACTCATGACATGGAAGGACACCCGATGGATACCCGACGCAGCCAACCCCAACTTCATCGGCGTCTATCGACTGAACTTTCTCTCCCAATGA
- a CDS encoding YfaP family protein, giving the protein MTHRYPQVLLLLCAFAAVSPVIAADGVKLDTPVGGWRSGAPEGEGESFRQTVNYPASSVNTPLGQANTARISGEIKATPKNKEPGRLIVNGVSMPLKIDDSGRFDRPFSFPNGSNSVEVRSPDGQQRHRTQFLNTSGGATPAKLRVLLTWDSDGTDLDLHLITPDGAHIWYGDRVAPNGAALDVDVTTGYGPEIFAMPAPIKGQYLVYVNYFGGGYRGDDEGGEEAVQPLTTAQVTVITEEGTPSEKMETFLVPMRAVGELTLVKAFSYP; this is encoded by the coding sequence ATGACACACCGTTATCCACAGGTCTTGCTGTTGCTTTGCGCGTTCGCCGCTGTTTCGCCGGTGATCGCCGCTGACGGCGTCAAACTCGACACCCCGGTCGGCGGCTGGCGCAGCGGTGCGCCTGAAGGCGAGGGCGAGAGCTTTCGCCAGACGGTCAACTACCCGGCCTCCTCGGTGAACACCCCCCTCGGCCAGGCCAACACCGCGCGCATCAGCGGCGAAATCAAGGCCACCCCGAAAAACAAAGAGCCCGGCCGCCTGATCGTCAACGGCGTCAGCATGCCCCTGAAAATCGACGACAGCGGCCGCTTTGATCGCCCGTTCTCCTTCCCCAACGGCAGCAACAGCGTTGAAGTCCGCAGCCCCGACGGTCAGCAACGGCATCGCACGCAATTCCTCAACACCAGCGGCGGCGCCACTCCGGCGAAACTTCGGGTGTTGCTGACGTGGGACAGTGACGGCACCGACCTCGATCTGCACCTGATCACACCCGACGGCGCACACATCTGGTACGGCGACCGCGTCGCCCCCAACGGCGCGGCCCTGGACGTCGACGTGACCACCGGTTACGGCCCGGAAATCTTCGCCATGCCGGCGCCGATCAAGGGGCAGTATCTGGTGTATGTGAATTATTTTGGCGGTGGGTATCGCGGGGATGATGAAGGTGGGGAAGAGGCGGTACAGCCGCTGACTACGGCGCAGGTGACGGTGATTACCGAGGAAGGGACACCCAGCGAGAAGATGGAGACGTTCCTGGTGCCGATGCGGGCGGTGGGGGAGTTGACCTTGGTGAAGGCGTTTAGTTATCCGTGA
- a CDS encoding alpha-2-macroglobulin family protein has protein sequence MTGARMLRLLPFLLLSVLPFSAVNAEDSVEPSGYTPVSGESFFLLADSSFAADEQAVVRLEAPGRDYRRFRMEPYGGADIRVYKIDKPLDFLKRQKNLHRVVSDGQFKGEGLSNTLAYLWDNWYRKSRRVMQRAFSYESRQQVTEEVPELKMGNAIAAPTPYDAQPQFALIPGLPVVSQFRYPLWQAKPIQPPTGVSLAGSSSEFVSVAPGNVYIPLGNLKPGLYLVEALIGKYRATTMVFVSNTVAVSKIAGDELLVWAARKHEGSSVPKVNVLWTDGLGVMSSGATDNDGLLRLKHVSPERSFVIGEDEEGGVFVSENFYYDSEIYDTKLYAFTDRPLYRPGDWVSLKIVGREFKNARDSVLPGAADVNVSVLDATGTELQRLDLKLDSKAGTQGRFQLPDNAVAGGYELRFNYKDQAYSSAFRVAEYIKPHFEISLNLARQDYRTGEPVKGSLVLLYPDGKPVANAKLTLSLRAQQLSMVDNELQYLGQFPVELTSTELTTDSKGNATLDLPAADKPSRYMLTVFASDGAAYRVKTTKEILIDRGAASFRLTAPQRFSAVGDKVAFSYANEGGSQQAQAVVPSSYSWVRLEDQSTGEGKLAAKDKGFSVTFDRPGTYNLSLKDQHGRVLGATGHSVTGDGVKAVPGTVEIVLDKPEYKAGDEALALITFPEPVSDALLSLERDKVEATALLAKGGDWLKLEKLSDTQYRARIPVKNNFAPNLTFSVLYTKGGQYSFQNAGIKVVAPQIDVAIKTDKETYQPGDTVTVDLTTQFAGKAVPAHLTVSVVDEMVYALQPEVAPTIDQFFYHPRRNNVRTSASLSFISYDVALPGSPGAPGKANRSERGVKVLERPRREDVDTAAWQPELLTDADGKTRFTFKMPDSLTRWRITARAIADDGQVGQKKQFVRSEKPLYLKWSGPSKFRKGDQPQLGVFAFSQAEKPVKAELVTHYASAEQRLPVTLDNGINYLPLPAFALATGEWTAELVQDGKTADALAVRLTATGEGWQVTQTQSLDVASGDTPLSLPADATDIRLRLDDSPQALFRSALDDLLSYPYGGVEQTASRLLPLSIAYPSLASSPQIRDRLRLIMQNSRLRLVQMAGPSASFTWWGFDGEPDAFLTAYAYYADWNASQVLELTLPPEHWQRVLEVYAKQAPNTPLLQRALILSFAKQMHLPVNTLLSGLMEDLARAGEGNAETLMDDGEDSLVMGDPDSALGLAAARVLTASLATQSKVALPDAFNRQLGAAQQRLAVSSQPFAEALNLSLQPFDQARATALLQRLLPQQSTLERALALTWLQRSIAQASPTIALAPGEGWKKNYGATGEMFWTWQGAAPVPSVLTVAGTQERPLRAALSFQTQQPAVDPMAVTITRRLSRLVPGDEAFTFKLEPVGSKPLSSDSLYLDEVILTSKAPKPLRYGMLEVPLPPGADVERTTWGIKLQGKDGTEPTALEKARFEPGQLAYAVPVDALSGELRLRHLVRFSQKGQFNLPPVRFTQVYAPQHRAQEAKAALGQVTVN, from the coding sequence ATGACCGGTGCCCGCATGCTGCGTTTACTGCCTTTTCTGTTGCTGTCAGTCCTGCCGTTTTCGGCCGTGAATGCCGAAGACTCCGTGGAGCCAAGCGGCTACACGCCGGTCTCCGGTGAAAGCTTTTTCCTGCTGGCCGACAGCAGTTTCGCCGCCGACGAGCAGGCGGTGGTGCGCCTCGAAGCACCGGGCCGTGATTACCGCCGTTTCCGTATGGAACCGTACGGCGGCGCCGACATTCGGGTGTACAAGATCGACAAGCCGCTGGACTTCCTCAAGCGCCAGAAAAACCTGCACCGCGTGGTCAGCGACGGCCAGTTCAAGGGCGAAGGCTTGTCGAACACCCTCGCGTACCTGTGGGACAACTGGTACCGCAAATCCCGTCGGGTGATGCAGCGTGCGTTCTCCTACGAGTCGCGTCAGCAAGTCACCGAAGAGGTGCCGGAGCTGAAGATGGGCAACGCCATCGCTGCGCCAACGCCGTACGACGCGCAGCCGCAGTTCGCCCTGATTCCGGGCCTGCCGGTGGTCAGCCAGTTCCGCTATCCGCTGTGGCAGGCCAAGCCGATCCAGCCGCCGACAGGCGTGAGTCTGGCCGGGTCTTCCAGCGAGTTCGTCAGCGTTGCGCCGGGCAACGTCTACATCCCGCTGGGCAATCTGAAACCGGGCCTGTATCTGGTCGAAGCGCTGATCGGCAAGTACCGCGCGACCACCATGGTTTTCGTTTCCAACACCGTGGCGGTGAGCAAGATTGCCGGTGATGAATTGCTGGTGTGGGCCGCGCGCAAACACGAAGGCAGCTCGGTGCCGAAGGTCAATGTGCTGTGGACCGACGGCCTCGGCGTGATGAGCAGCGGCGCTACCGACAACGACGGTTTGCTGCGCCTGAAACACGTCAGCCCGGAGCGTTCGTTCGTCATCGGCGAGGACGAAGAGGGCGGCGTATTCGTCTCGGAAAACTTCTATTACGACAGCGAAATCTACGACACCAAACTCTACGCCTTCACCGACCGGCCGCTGTATCGCCCGGGTGATTGGGTGTCGCTGAAAATCGTTGGCCGCGAATTCAAGAACGCCCGGGATTCGGTATTGCCGGGGGCGGCGGACGTCAATGTCAGCGTGCTTGATGCGACGGGCACCGAGTTGCAGCGTCTCGATCTGAAGCTCGATTCGAAGGCCGGCACTCAGGGCCGCTTCCAGTTGCCGGACAACGCCGTGGCCGGTGGTTACGAGCTGCGTTTCAACTACAAGGATCAGGCCTACAGCAGCGCGTTCCGGGTAGCGGAGTACATCAAGCCGCACTTCGAAATCTCGCTGAACCTGGCCAGGCAGGATTACCGAACCGGCGAACCGGTGAAGGGCAGCCTGGTGCTGCTGTACCCGGACGGCAAACCGGTGGCCAACGCCAAACTGACCCTGAGCCTGCGCGCCCAGCAGCTGTCGATGGTCGACAACGAGCTGCAATACCTCGGGCAATTCCCGGTGGAGCTGACCAGCACCGAACTGACCACCGACAGCAAGGGCAATGCGACCCTTGACCTGCCGGCCGCCGACAAGCCGAGCCGCTACATGCTCACAGTGTTTGCCAGCGATGGCGCGGCGTACCGGGTCAAGACCACCAAAGAAATCCTCATCGACCGGGGCGCTGCCAGCTTCCGTCTGACTGCGCCACAGCGTTTCAGTGCGGTCGGTGACAAGGTCGCGTTCAGCTACGCCAATGAGGGCGGCAGTCAACAGGCGCAGGCCGTGGTGCCGAGCAGCTACAGCTGGGTGCGTCTGGAAGACCAGAGCACGGGCGAAGGCAAACTGGCGGCGAAAGACAAAGGCTTCAGCGTGACGTTTGATCGTCCGGGCACCTACAACCTGTCGCTGAAAGATCAGCACGGTCGAGTGCTTGGCGCGACCGGTCATTCGGTCACCGGTGACGGCGTCAAGGCTGTGCCGGGCACCGTGGAGATCGTCCTCGACAAGCCCGAGTACAAGGCCGGCGACGAGGCACTGGCGCTGATCACCTTCCCGGAGCCGGTCAGCGATGCGCTGCTGTCGCTGGAGCGCGACAAGGTTGAAGCTACCGCGCTGCTGGCCAAGGGCGGCGACTGGTTGAAGCTGGAGAAACTCAGCGACACCCAATACCGCGCGCGCATCCCGGTGAAGAACAACTTCGCGCCGAACCTGACGTTCTCGGTGCTCTACACCAAGGGCGGTCAGTACAGCTTCCAGAACGCCGGGATCAAGGTCGTCGCGCCGCAGATCGACGTGGCGATCAAGACTGACAAAGAGACTTATCAACCGGGCGATACCGTGACGGTCGACCTGACCACGCAATTCGCCGGCAAGGCTGTGCCGGCGCACCTGACGGTCAGCGTGGTCGATGAAATGGTCTACGCGCTGCAACCTGAGGTCGCGCCGACCATCGACCAGTTTTTCTATCACCCGCGCCGCAACAACGTGCGCACCAGCGCCAGCCTGTCGTTCATCAGCTACGACGTGGCATTGCCGGGCAGCCCCGGCGCGCCGGGCAAGGCCAACCGCAGCGAACGTGGGGTGAAAGTGCTGGAGCGGCCGCGCCGCGAAGACGTCGACACCGCTGCATGGCAGCCGGAATTGCTGACCGACGCCGACGGCAAGACGCGCTTCACTTTCAAGATGCCGGACTCGCTGACCCGCTGGCGCATCACCGCGCGGGCGATTGCCGATGACGGTCAGGTCGGACAGAAGAAGCAGTTCGTCCGCTCGGAAAAGCCGCTGTACCTGAAGTGGAGCGGGCCGAGCAAATTCCGCAAGGGCGATCAGCCGCAGCTTGGTGTGTTCGCCTTCAGTCAGGCCGAGAAACCGGTCAAGGCTGAGTTGGTAACGCACTACGCCAGCGCCGAACAGCGCCTGCCGGTGACCCTCGACAACGGCATCAACTACCTGCCGCTGCCGGCCTTCGCATTGGCCACCGGCGAGTGGACCGCCGAGCTGGTGCAGGACGGCAAAACCGCCGATGCCCTTGCTGTGCGCCTGACGGCGACCGGCGAAGGCTGGCAAGTGACGCAGACCCAGAGCCTTGACGTGGCCAGCGGCGACACACCGTTGAGCCTGCCGGCAGACGCGACCGACATTCGCCTGCGTCTGGATGACAGCCCGCAGGCGCTGTTCCGCTCTGCCCTCGATGATCTGCTCAGCTATCCGTACGGCGGCGTCGAACAGACCGCCAGCCGTTTGCTGCCGCTGAGCATCGCTTATCCGTCGCTGGCGTCGAGCCCGCAGATCCGCGACCGCTTGCGCCTGATCATGCAGAACAGTCGTCTGCGCCTGGTACAAATGGCCGGGCCGTCGGCGAGCTTCACCTGGTGGGGCTTCGACGGCGAGCCGGATGCGTTCCTCACCGCTTACGCCTATTACGCCGACTGGAACGCCAGTCAGGTGCTGGAGCTGACCTTGCCGCCGGAACACTGGCAGCGGGTGCTGGAGGTTTACGCCAAGCAGGCGCCGAACACGCCATTGCTGCAACGGGCGCTGATCCTGTCGTTCGCCAAGCAGATGCACTTGCCGGTCAACACGCTGCTCAGCGGCTTGATGGAGGATCTGGCCAGGGCCGGGGAAGGCAATGCCGAAACCCTGATGGACGACGGCGAAGACAGTCTGGTGATGGGCGATCCGGATTCGGCACTCGGTCTGGCGGCGGCGCGGGTCTTGACCGCATCGCTGGCCACCCAGTCGAAAGTCGCTTTGCCGGACGCGTTCAACCGTCAGCTGGGCGCTGCGCAACAGCGTTTGGCCGTCAGTTCGCAGCCGTTTGCCGAAGCGCTAAACCTGTCCCTGCAACCGTTCGATCAGGCCCGTGCAACAGCGTTGTTGCAGCGCCTGCTGCCGCAGCAATCGACCCTCGAACGTGCGCTGGCGCTGACCTGGCTGCAACGCAGCATCGCTCAGGCGTCGCCGACCATCGCGCTGGCGCCGGGCGAAGGCTGGAAGAAAAACTACGGCGCGACCGGCGAGATGTTCTGGACGTGGCAGGGGGCTGCGCCGGTGCCGAGCGTGTTGACGGTGGCGGGCACTCAGGAGCGTCCGTTGCGTGCCGCGTTGAGCTTCCAGACCCAGCAACCGGCGGTCGATCCGATGGCGGTGACTATCACTCGTCGCCTGTCGCGTCTGGTGCCGGGTGACGAAGCCTTCACCTTCAAACTGGAACCGGTCGGCAGCAAGCCGTTGTCCAGCGACAGTCTGTATCTGGACGAAGTGATCCTCACCAGCAAAGCACCGAAACCGCTGCGCTACGGCATGCTCGAAGTGCCGTTGCCGCCGGGTGCCGATGTCGAGCGCACCACGTGGGGCATCAAGTTGCAGGGCAAGGACGGCACCGAGCCGACCGCGCTGGAGAAAGCACGTTTCGAACCGGGCCAACTGGCCTACGCGGTGCCGGTGGATGCGCTGAGCGGTGAATTGCGTCTGCGGCATCTGGTGCGTTTTTCGCAGAAAGGCCAGTTCAATCTGCCGCCGGTGCGTTTCACTCAGGTCTACGCGCCGCAGCACCGGGCCCAGGAAGCGAAAGCGGCCCTCGGTCAGGTCACGGTCAACTGA
- a CDS encoding DUF2138 domain-containing protein: MSENTETPATDTPAAKPSRRWPLLAVGLCLVAGVAGGLGWLMHKPKAPPAELASDKLGLSRPDALLETRSLSQLPKDLLTVPFLKATLTEDFVFYYETHADRLGLIGSLRRIIYEHDLKLQDSLIEQLFDQPADVALWRGADGRLKDFLLVMDRGGLAKLLEPLAKVALDDSQLSVFSTLKVGGDEVPLYQLTYNAGKSLLFGSRGDKLVVLSNPAKFYDPENGASEESGHVSPQALAALLNGEKLFPEAFGLPVKTPETKQRLSVNSSVLAMGYQRFIPNFAGLRFDMDDKGWHSYLAMDELDNQPDFDFKPVWQAMPLGASACVTLPVAAEPQKPLLVKLGAEEAVAQKLTEHVAGAAGLCWYADSRLYTPLLVASLNDEDNGKLDADIGTLFDSMVGAYESKVDEHAFPVVEKQEGQSHLWQRQVSSNFGPYPARDAETPDAITGRAFMKVSLARHGSTLLFSLDDKLVDKALGTLDKRFPPMADVLPKDVLMPIYFGPDSMAQLIQQETLDSLPQDMEPVFYNAAQTYLIPKLRTLGGMGKYALTLPEGSEPDGHWQWLPLEWKAL, from the coding sequence ATGAGCGAAAACACTGAGACCCCGGCCACCGATACGCCCGCCGCCAAACCTTCCCGGCGCTGGCCGTTGCTGGCGGTCGGGCTGTGCCTGGTGGCCGGCGTGGCGGGCGGGCTCGGCTGGCTGATGCACAAACCCAAGGCGCCGCCAGCGGAATTGGCCAGCGACAAGCTCGGCCTGAGCCGCCCGGACGCGCTGCTGGAAACCCGCTCCCTGAGCCAGTTGCCCAAGGATTTGCTGACGGTGCCGTTCCTCAAAGCCACGCTCACCGAGGATTTCGTCTTCTATTACGAAACCCACGCCGACCGTCTCGGGCTGATCGGCAGTCTGCGGCGGATCATCTACGAGCATGACCTGAAGCTGCAAGACAGCCTGATCGAGCAACTCTTCGATCAACCGGCGGACGTGGCGCTGTGGCGCGGCGCCGATGGTCGTTTGAAGGATTTCCTGCTGGTGATGGATCGCGGCGGTTTGGCCAAGTTGCTGGAGCCCTTGGCGAAAGTCGCTCTGGATGATTCGCAACTGAGCGTGTTCAGCACCCTGAAAGTCGGCGGTGACGAAGTGCCGCTGTATCAACTGACCTACAACGCCGGCAAATCCCTGCTGTTCGGCTCCCGTGGCGACAAACTGGTGGTGCTGTCGAACCCGGCCAAGTTCTACGATCCGGAAAACGGCGCTTCCGAAGAGTCCGGCCATGTCTCGCCGCAAGCCCTCGCGGCGCTGCTCAACGGTGAAAAACTGTTCCCCGAAGCGTTCGGGCTACCGGTCAAGACGCCTGAAACCAAACAGCGCCTGTCGGTCAACTCCAGCGTCCTGGCCATGGGTTACCAGCGCTTCATCCCGAACTTCGCCGGCCTGCGTTTCGACATGGACGACAAGGGCTGGCACAGCTATCTCGCGATGGATGAACTGGACAACCAGCCGGACTTCGATTTCAAACCGGTCTGGCAAGCCATGCCGCTGGGCGCCAGTGCCTGCGTGACCTTGCCGGTCGCTGCCGAGCCGCAGAAACCGTTGCTGGTGAAGCTCGGTGCCGAAGAGGCAGTGGCGCAGAAACTCACCGAACACGTTGCCGGCGCGGCGGGCCTGTGCTGGTACGCCGATTCGCGGTTGTACACGCCGTTGCTGGTGGCCAGTCTGAACGACGAAGACAACGGCAAGCTCGACGCGGATATCGGCACATTGTTCGATTCGATGGTCGGCGCCTACGAAAGCAAGGTCGACGAGCACGCGTTCCCGGTGGTCGAGAAGCAGGAAGGCCAGAGCCACCTCTGGCAGCGTCAGGTCAGCTCCAACTTTGGCCCGTACCCGGCCAGGGATGCCGAGACCCCGGATGCAATCACCGGCCGTGCCTTCATGAAAGTCAGCCTGGCGCGCCACGGTTCGACACTGCTGTTTTCCCTCGACGACAAACTGGTCGACAAGGCCCTCGGCACCCTCGACAAGCGCTTCCCGCCGATGGCCGATGTGCTGCCGAAAGACGTGCTGATGCCAATCTATTTCGGCCCGGATTCAATGGCACAGCTGATCCAGCAGGAAACCCTCGACAGCCTGCCGCAGGACATGGAACCGGTGTTCTACAACGCCGCGCAAACCTACCTGATCCCGAAACTGCGCACCCTCGGCGGCATGGGCAAATACGCCCTGACCTTGCCGGAAGGCAGTGAGCCCGACGGCCACTGGCAATGGCTGCCGCTGGAGTGGAAAGCGCTGTGA
- a CDS encoding YfaP family protein — MRSLLLLLIGLACAPALLAAPSAELSEPVGGWRYHGLLDRTENPQVAYPTPPIDRGIQRNRTMIEGQLKAIGHLRPPHSLAVNGNPLNLYTDDQGRFARPYAFGAGSNSVEVISADGQSLKRVQFYEANNLRTPARIRVVLGWDDPKAELDLHVITPDGQHAFWARPAMSNGGGLDPDGVDGPGPEMFTMTAPLHGTYLVYVNYWGNFGNGGYNFEEASNQNEVITSQITLVLNENTVDEKRETFIVPLRAIGDLLLVKTFNY; from the coding sequence ATGCGTTCACTTCTTTTGCTGCTGATCGGGTTGGCCTGCGCGCCCGCGCTGCTGGCGGCGCCGAGTGCGGAGCTGTCGGAGCCGGTGGGGGGCTGGCGTTATCACGGGCTGCTCGATCGCACGGAAAACCCGCAGGTCGCCTATCCGACGCCGCCCATTGATCGCGGCATCCAGCGCAATCGTACGATGATCGAGGGCCAGCTCAAGGCCATCGGGCATCTGCGTCCGCCCCACAGCCTGGCGGTGAACGGCAACCCACTGAATCTGTACACCGACGACCAGGGCCGTTTCGCCCGGCCGTATGCGTTCGGCGCCGGTTCCAACAGCGTCGAGGTGATCAGCGCTGACGGCCAGTCGCTCAAGCGCGTTCAATTCTACGAAGCCAACAATTTGCGCACGCCGGCGCGGATCCGCGTGGTACTGGGTTGGGACGATCCTAAAGCCGAACTCGACCTGCACGTCATTACGCCTGACGGCCAGCACGCCTTCTGGGCGCGTCCGGCGATGAGCAACGGCGGTGGCCTCGATCCGGACGGCGTCGACGGCCCCGGCCCGGAAATGTTCACCATGACCGCGCCGCTGCACGGCACCTATCTGGTTTACGTCAACTATTGGGGCAACTTCGGTAACGGCGGCTATAACTTCGAGGAGGCCAGCAACCAGAACGAGGTCATCACCTCGCAAATCACGCTGGTACTCAACGAAAACACCGTCGACGAAAAACGCGAAACGTTCATCGTGCCCCTGCGGGCCATCGGTGATCTGCTGCTGGTCAAGACTTTCAACTATTAA
- a CDS encoding DUF2300 domain-containing protein, with protein MTRPLLWLLMCVIPALATAQDEPLRVAYKGELLSLNTAQMTAREPLPSSLETPLGSLWKVFVYAWLVDTGAREPAYECRGQSKEEVYCCAAGGKIERDQALVKSCGLYFEPARLGITAGDWRAYWQTRQAPSWLLDLPSVQPATRVSVADLLKVLSWLPAQDQMRRVLLDVVLNAADGNVVGELGGRLRVKTWSWLGDQDPQSRQGGFAGWTADGSPIWAGGRGTSQMVLRHYGSALATLLPASWPAEAGSCVEVGLFSRYPVSRVLAGERVAGSGPLQGDYRVEFANGNALDIHSDGELFLLNDKLVARLDREEYVARVLEREAKPEPAEAAKALAVAIRTYLLQNATRNGECLSIDDSSTRQRVAPRPASAESRNIAAWTADLVLAGSTVTYHSDQPGPDKLAWQQAVEQANAGQRYDAILLHAYPRASLSRWDNPVASCEALPAAQDWLQKQRRGWRPKLEGETGYSEVSTFAVCKLAFGRPFVDRERQRIYVRGVLSLQDRLDLTHEYLHLAFEAHPNGQDETYIEGLARHLLLE; from the coding sequence ATGACCCGGCCGCTGCTGTGGCTGCTGATGTGTGTGATTCCTGCGCTGGCGACGGCGCAGGATGAACCTTTGCGCGTGGCGTACAAGGGCGAATTGTTGTCGCTGAACACGGCGCAAATGACTGCTCGCGAGCCGTTGCCTTCGTCGCTTGAGACGCCGCTGGGCAGTCTGTGGAAGGTGTTCGTTTACGCGTGGCTGGTGGATACCGGCGCACGGGAACCGGCGTATGAATGCCGCGGGCAGTCGAAGGAAGAAGTCTATTGCTGCGCAGCGGGCGGCAAGATCGAGCGTGATCAGGCGCTGGTGAAATCCTGCGGGCTGTATTTCGAGCCGGCGCGGTTGGGCATAACCGCTGGCGATTGGAGAGCCTATTGGCAGACGCGACAGGCGCCGTCGTGGTTGCTGGATTTGCCATCGGTGCAACCGGCTACTCGGGTTTCCGTGGCTGACTTGTTGAAGGTTTTGTCTTGGCTGCCGGCTCAGGATCAGATGCGCCGTGTGCTGCTCGATGTCGTTTTGAATGCGGCGGATGGCAATGTCGTCGGTGAGCTTGGCGGACGTTTGCGGGTGAAGACCTGGAGCTGGCTCGGCGATCAGGATCCGCAATCACGTCAGGGCGGTTTCGCTGGCTGGACGGCGGATGGATCGCCGATCTGGGCCGGTGGCCGGGGTACCAGTCAGATGGTTCTGCGGCATTACGGTTCGGCGCTGGCAACGTTGTTGCCCGCATCATGGCCGGCGGAAGCGGGAAGTTGTGTTGAGGTCGGACTGTTCTCGCGTTATCCGGTTTCGCGGGTTCTGGCGGGTGAACGCGTTGCTGGCTCCGGCCCGTTGCAGGGCGATTACCGCGTCGAATTCGCCAATGGCAATGCGCTGGATATCCACAGTGACGGCGAACTGTTTCTGCTCAACGACAAGCTGGTCGCCCGGCTGGATCGCGAAGAATACGTCGCCCGCGTGCTGGAGCGTGAAGCCAAACCCGAACCGGCCGAAGCCGCCAAAGCATTGGCCGTGGCGATTCGCACGTATCTGCTGCAAAACGCCACACGCAACGGCGAATGTCTGAGCATCGACGACAGCAGCACCCGGCAACGTGTCGCCCCGCGTCCGGCCTCTGCCGAATCGCGCAATATCGCTGCATGGACGGCGGATCTGGTGCTGGCCGGCAGCACCGTCACCTATCACTCCGATCAACCCGGCCCCGACAAACTCGCCTGGCAGCAGGCCGTCGAACAAGCCAATGCCGGCCAGCGTTACGACGCGATCCTGCTGCACGCTTATCCGCGCGCCAGCCTCAGCCGCTGGGACAACCCGGTGGCGTCCTGCGAAGCGCTGCCCGCCGCACAGGACTGGCTGCAAAAACAGCGGCGCGGCTGGCGTCCGAAGCTGGAAGGTGAAACCGGCTACAGCGAAGTCAGCACTTTCGCCGTCTGCAAACTCGCCTTCGGCCGCCCCTTCGTCGACCGCGAACGCCAGCGCATCTACGTGCGCGGCGTGCTGTCGTTGCAGGATCGCCTCGACCTGACTCACGAATACCTGCACTTGGCCTTTGAAGCACACCCCAACGGCCAGGATGAAACCTATATCGAAGGGCTCGCCCGTCACCTTTTGCTGGAATAG